The Grimontia kaedaensis genome has a window encoding:
- the cutA gene encoding divalent-cation tolerance protein CutA: MNTSSESYVVVMTTFADNNIGKRIIESLLEKKLAACVQVLPIQSYYHWQGKIASDIEKQVMIKTKKSLYKDVEAEICRLHDYDVPEVIQLPIETGLGAYLGWISESCDQNGQN, from the coding sequence ATGAACACTTCTTCTGAATCTTATGTGGTTGTCATGACTACCTTCGCTGATAACAATATCGGCAAACGTATTATCGAATCCTTGCTTGAAAAGAAACTGGCCGCTTGTGTTCAGGTGTTACCTATTCAGAGTTACTACCATTGGCAGGGGAAGATAGCATCGGATATAGAAAAGCAGGTGATGATTAAAACGAAAAAATCACTCTACAAAGACGTTGAAGCTGAAATCTGTCGTCTGCATGATTATGACGTGCCGGAAGTGATCCAATTACCCATCGAAACTGGGCTGGGTGCGTATCTGGGATGGATTTCGGAAAGCTGCGACCAGAACGGGCAAAACTAA
- a CDS encoding response regulator has translation MTGLVKNEPLIVLADEDLSHIDFYQQVLSESGYWLRCVATPAKLMTILQQHPVNILVLNMDFPFEDGGSFAEQVARIQQLPTCRDTRIVMTTTQFSSDQKQQAYLSGGADYVVYPIAPAELFLKMSTHLTAGARKNVSSALSRSFNVLSESNMALYPMMATALSCAQMLNQTSLSNKQALYLESLSRSLKRTGVICDNLRDFQELSSHFLTLENTPFDLDQLLESLREYLLSEAESREVELLFNVPLDVPRSLVGDPDRLRRVLLNIIDEAMVVGEGSPLILTIRSGQLNDHSAVLEFAINQKVTAHEEMFDDLEELTERLVMSKSEVDESINLLIASYLIEQMGGQVHYDMDDGEPGVYFNMELQLSKATSDKSFSVPVDLRELRVLVVDDNPSSIAVHQAIVESLGFEVDSANDVDSAFTAIVEGHLDLELEPYDLVLLDWHMPGKKGFHLLEKIKDDLDPDKHPLVIVVSAYDKKMIDKERGKGKIDGYLHKPISASVMFDTIMEVMGQNLPKTHRRVISAKQHGSAVTVNGGGRRILVVDDMPINQQIAREVLISNDFQVELAASGREAVVKVCPAPELYDAILMDLEMPEMNGLEATRIIRETSDKESLPIFAVTAHTMERDRQRCSEAGMNDHIPKPLDADNLLQKLAGYLGLAVTSVTQEEQDAESHSADYEYVDVEDGIKRVMGNEALYFKLLSDFVHQVRAQENQIYHQIDAGQLIEASENAHTIAGSAGNLSIVGLRRSAKQLQNALMALEDHQPPLNHFKRDMDNAIKEIGEILLKRNQTPVSSELLQEGSIGSETTKNNASTVEQAKLARLKAFRDQMLSQDLIAIDTYYQLLVDYCDLAPKLKPVGDKLIELDYAKAIAAFNIYVKESKLDISLAVEKGASHAR, from the coding sequence ATGACAGGTTTGGTGAAGAATGAGCCGCTGATTGTGCTCGCAGACGAAGATCTCTCCCATATTGATTTCTATCAGCAGGTTTTGAGTGAAAGTGGTTACTGGCTCCGCTGCGTGGCTACCCCTGCAAAGTTGATGACGATTCTCCAGCAACATCCGGTCAATATTCTCGTACTCAACATGGATTTTCCATTCGAAGATGGCGGTTCATTTGCCGAGCAAGTGGCCAGGATCCAGCAGCTTCCGACCTGCCGTGATACGCGAATTGTGATGACCACTACTCAGTTCTCATCCGATCAAAAACAGCAGGCTTATCTCAGTGGTGGTGCCGATTACGTGGTCTATCCCATTGCACCTGCAGAGTTGTTTCTGAAAATGTCGACGCATCTGACGGCGGGTGCCAGGAAGAATGTCTCCAGTGCATTGAGCCGCAGCTTTAATGTACTGTCGGAATCCAACATGGCGTTATACCCCATGATGGCAACAGCACTAAGTTGCGCTCAAATGCTGAATCAGACCTCGCTCAGCAATAAACAGGCGCTTTATCTTGAGAGCCTGAGTCGCTCACTGAAACGAACGGGGGTGATTTGCGATAATCTCCGTGATTTCCAAGAGCTCTCATCTCACTTCCTGACTCTCGAAAATACGCCCTTTGATCTCGACCAATTGTTAGAAAGCCTGCGCGAATATCTTCTCAGCGAAGCGGAAAGCCGTGAAGTTGAACTCTTATTTAACGTGCCGCTGGATGTGCCCCGTTCATTGGTCGGTGACCCAGACAGGCTGCGCCGTGTGTTGTTGAACATTATTGATGAGGCGATGGTTGTGGGGGAAGGTAGTCCTTTAATCCTCACTATTAGATCAGGCCAGCTCAATGATCACAGCGCTGTGCTCGAATTCGCCATCAATCAGAAAGTGACAGCCCACGAAGAGATGTTCGATGACTTGGAAGAATTAACAGAACGCCTGGTGATGTCCAAATCTGAAGTCGATGAATCCATTAACTTACTGATTGCTTCTTACCTGATTGAGCAAATGGGTGGTCAGGTGCATTACGACATGGATGACGGTGAGCCCGGTGTCTATTTCAATATGGAGTTACAGCTGTCGAAAGCGACATCGGACAAAAGCTTTTCAGTACCCGTTGATCTGCGCGAACTGCGAGTATTAGTTGTAGATGACAACCCTTCTTCGATCGCGGTTCATCAGGCGATTGTGGAATCACTCGGTTTTGAGGTGGACTCAGCCAATGATGTCGACAGTGCTTTTACTGCCATTGTGGAAGGACATTTGGACCTAGAATTGGAGCCTTATGACCTAGTGCTTCTCGATTGGCACATGCCAGGGAAGAAAGGATTCCACCTGTTAGAGAAAATCAAAGACGACCTCGACCCTGATAAGCATCCATTGGTTATAGTGGTCAGTGCTTACGACAAGAAGATGATCGACAAAGAGCGTGGTAAAGGGAAAATTGACGGTTACCTTCACAAACCGATTTCAGCCTCGGTCATGTTTGACACCATCATGGAAGTGATGGGTCAGAACCTTCCTAAAACTCACCGCCGTGTGATTAGCGCGAAACAGCACGGGTCGGCCGTGACAGTGAACGGTGGGGGGCGTCGAATCCTAGTCGTCGATGACATGCCTATCAACCAGCAGATCGCCCGAGAAGTGTTGATCAGTAATGATTTTCAGGTAGAGCTGGCTGCTTCTGGTCGTGAAGCGGTTGTCAAAGTCTGTCCGGCACCGGAACTCTATGACGCCATTTTGATGGATCTCGAAATGCCGGAAATGAACGGGCTGGAAGCCACCCGGATCATCCGAGAAACCTCAGACAAAGAAAGCTTACCGATTTTTGCTGTGACTGCTCATACCATGGAGCGCGATCGCCAGCGCTGTTCCGAAGCAGGCATGAATGACCACATCCCTAAACCTTTGGACGCTGACAACCTGTTGCAAAAACTGGCGGGATATCTCGGCCTCGCCGTAACTTCTGTGACACAAGAAGAACAAGATGCTGAAAGCCACAGTGCAGACTACGAATATGTCGATGTAGAAGATGGAATCAAGCGCGTGATGGGTAATGAGGCACTTTACTTCAAACTTCTCAGTGACTTTGTGCATCAAGTGCGAGCGCAGGAAAATCAGATTTACCATCAGATTGACGCGGGACAGCTGATCGAAGCCTCGGAAAATGCACACACCATCGCGGGTAGTGCTGGCAACTTATCTATCGTTGGCCTTCGCCGCTCTGCGAAGCAGCTACAAAACGCTTTGATGGCGTTGGAAGACCACCAACCACCACTTAACCACTTCAAGCGTGATATGGATAATGCCATCAAAGAGATCGGAGAAATCTTGTTGAAGCGCAATCAAACCCCGGTATCCAGTGAGTTGCTGCAAGAGGGAAGTATTGGTAGTGAAACAACTAAGAACAATGCATCAACTGTGGAACAGGCAAAATTGGCGCGGTTGAAAGCATTCAGGGACCAAATGTTGTCACAGGATTTGATTGCGATAGATACCTATTATCAACTTCTGGTCGATTACTGCGACTTGGCACCTAAGCTCAAACCTGTCGGCGACAAGCTGATTGAACTTGATTACGCCAAAGCGATTGCGGCTTTCAATATCTACGTGAAAGAGAGCAAGCTGGATATCTCGTTGGCTGTTGAAAAGGGAGCTTCGCATGCACGCTAA
- a CDS encoding two-component system response regulator, with protein sequence MHANHTAPDKDTVLLIDSSPNSIRILNAILGEEYRVIFSTSGATAKVLAKSESPKLILMDVELPDIDGFALCQHFKTEPETKDIPVILITEHSEDEGREMGLKIGCADYISKPVSPAEVKLRIYNQLRIRRNEELIMQRALYDSLTGLANRNLTMDRLRYAIAHDLRRGLMTGVMLVDIDNFKIINDTLSHDVGDQVLIELSRRIVKVVREIDTVGRVSGDEFLIVLPGLQQTENACQIASKLRKAINKPVEIAGGGEVHVTASIGVSLCPLDSDDFKRLFGYADVAKHQAKEGGKDSYRLFTSEMNDSVQRRLRLEYHLVWALSRGEFSVVYQPLYDLKTNRISGAEALLRWNNDELGAVPPSEFIPIAEQSNLIYEIGKFVLDTAMNDFSELKNREGDLLHLAVNISPQQVRQSHFVEDFMATLEKQGFAPNRLELEVTEGLLLSNQPNVKEMLHKLHDLGTELSMDDFGTGYSSLSYLLQFPFDALKIDREFVDGITDVELNEALATAVISMAQGLKIKTVAEGVETEEQLEMLKSKGCDLAQGYYLSRPLDIDGLKTLLGEMGGESLKDGKNTKKAKTT encoded by the coding sequence ATGCACGCTAATCATACTGCTCCGGACAAAGACACTGTCCTTCTTATCGACTCGTCGCCGAACAGCATCCGCATTCTCAATGCTATTTTGGGCGAAGAATATCGGGTGATTTTTTCCACCTCGGGGGCGACAGCTAAGGTTCTTGCCAAATCTGAATCGCCAAAGCTCATCCTTATGGATGTCGAGTTGCCTGATATTGATGGTTTTGCACTTTGTCAGCACTTCAAAACTGAGCCTGAAACCAAAGATATTCCCGTTATTCTGATCACTGAACACTCTGAGGATGAAGGGCGTGAAATGGGGTTGAAGATTGGTTGCGCGGATTACATATCCAAGCCGGTCTCCCCGGCAGAAGTGAAGCTACGTATCTACAACCAGTTACGAATCCGCCGCAACGAAGAGCTGATCATGCAGCGCGCGCTCTATGATTCGCTGACAGGTCTTGCAAACCGAAACCTGACGATGGATAGACTACGTTACGCGATCGCTCATGATTTGCGTCGTGGGCTGATGACAGGCGTGATGCTGGTCGATATTGATAATTTCAAAATCATCAACGATACCTTGAGCCATGATGTGGGCGATCAGGTGTTGATCGAGCTTTCCCGCCGCATCGTTAAAGTCGTGAGGGAAATAGACACAGTCGGGCGTGTCAGTGGTGATGAGTTCCTCATTGTATTGCCTGGATTGCAGCAGACTGAAAACGCCTGTCAGATAGCCAGTAAACTTCGCAAAGCCATCAATAAACCGGTAGAAATCGCCGGCGGTGGCGAAGTGCATGTCACGGCCAGTATTGGTGTGTCACTCTGCCCGCTGGATTCAGATGACTTCAAACGTCTCTTTGGTTACGCGGATGTGGCGAAGCATCAAGCAAAAGAGGGCGGGAAAGACAGTTATCGCCTCTTTACCAGTGAGATGAATGACAGCGTTCAACGTCGTCTGCGTCTCGAATACCACTTGGTTTGGGCACTGTCGCGTGGCGAGTTTTCGGTGGTCTATCAGCCTCTTTATGACCTGAAAACGAACCGTATTTCCGGTGCGGAAGCTTTGCTCCGCTGGAATAACGACGAACTGGGTGCTGTGCCACCGTCAGAGTTTATTCCTATCGCGGAGCAGTCGAACCTTATTTATGAGATCGGAAAGTTCGTGCTCGATACCGCCATGAATGATTTTTCTGAGCTCAAGAATCGCGAGGGCGATTTGCTGCATCTGGCAGTGAATATTTCGCCGCAGCAAGTGCGACAGTCGCACTTCGTGGAAGACTTCATGGCCACCTTAGAGAAACAAGGCTTCGCACCGAATCGGCTTGAGCTGGAGGTGACTGAAGGCTTGCTCCTCAGTAACCAGCCCAATGTGAAAGAGATGCTGCATAAGTTGCATGACTTGGGGACCGAGCTTTCGATGGATGATTTTGGTACGGGCTATTCATCCCTTAGTTATTTACTGCAATTCCCGTTTGATGCTCTCAAAATCGACCGTGAATTTGTTGACGGGATTACGGATGTAGAGCTTAACGAAGCGCTTGCCACTGCGGTTATCTCTATGGCACAAGGCCTGAAAATCAAAACCGTTGCTGAAGGGGTAGAAACGGAGGAGCAATTGGAAATGCTCAAGTCGAAAGGGTGCGACTTAGCGCAGGGTTATTACCTGAGTCGACCACTAGATATCGACGGACTGAAAACTCTTCTCGGTGAAATGGGCGGTGAATCCTTAAAGGATGGAAAGAACACGAAAAAAGCCAAAACTACCTAG
- a CDS encoding DUF1223 domain-containing protein has translation MRTLFSFTLVAAALAPATLSAQSWESNGSPATIVELYTSEGCSSCPPAEAALNKLKGKEGLWTTVIPMAFHVDYWNYIGWTDKYAQPEFSQRQRQKVSQSRASGVYTPGWFINDQEWRGFFARQPVPYAHGPKAPKLKASINGNTLRINFEGNERLQAQYALLAMDITTQVKRGENRGRTLEHDFVVVDFDTKTGQHNWQFALDGNTAANPSAIAVWLTPQGGGDPVQTLAGWLE, from the coding sequence ATGCGCACCTTGTTTTCTTTTACTCTCGTTGCCGCTGCATTGGCACCTGCGACACTCTCTGCACAGAGCTGGGAAAGCAACGGCTCACCAGCGACCATCGTAGAGCTTTACACCTCCGAAGGTTGTAGTAGTTGTCCTCCCGCCGAAGCAGCACTCAATAAGCTCAAAGGAAAAGAAGGGCTCTGGACAACAGTTATCCCTATGGCTTTTCATGTGGACTACTGGAACTACATTGGTTGGACAGACAAATATGCTCAACCGGAGTTCAGTCAGAGACAGCGTCAGAAGGTTTCTCAAAGCCGTGCCAGTGGCGTGTATACCCCAGGCTGGTTTATCAATGATCAGGAATGGCGTGGATTTTTCGCCAGACAACCTGTTCCTTATGCGCATGGTCCAAAAGCGCCAAAGCTAAAAGCCTCTATCAATGGCAATACGTTGAGGATTAACTTCGAAGGCAATGAGCGCTTACAAGCGCAGTATGCTTTGCTGGCGATGGATATTACCACTCAAGTTAAACGCGGTGAAAACCGCGGAAGAACCCTAGAGCACGATTTTGTAGTAGTGGATTTCGATACAAAAACTGGCCAGCATAACTGGCAGTTTGCGCTCGACGGCAACACAGCGGCTAACCCTTCTGCTATTGCGGTTTGGCTGACACCACAGGGCGGTGGCGATCCTGTTCAAACGCTGGCAGGCTGGCTAGAGTAG